From Macrobrachium rosenbergii isolate ZJJX-2024 chromosome 55, ASM4041242v1, whole genome shotgun sequence, a single genomic window includes:
- the LOC136835688 gene encoding uncharacterized protein — MVRSQPLPPVSTLAGPVCSVTPTPPGYALTPPVLLPPLPMPIPDCPTFPASPIIPDSRRSHLESPGPVAPAPFPALVSVDPWSVFSKLGDAVLSQIDKKKKKRARQPSPSSSSSSSSSSSSSSSSSSSSSSPPPSSKSNWARKGREGWLLLLLRRLTPLRQCTPPSWTNCWFSRREGHLGTLLGQFGSFLLPDWFCFGASHRAVLTPVSSSGMERERGKSLRASPPPKLSPLPKSIKGTAGRVPKDISSPKAPGISTKGSPQPSSSVLTPKKAGTQPDDRDRGLQLAVRAPALVSSGRSSVEARPSSERESAVRRASPDHHDGRSPRRAIPSRPSHNPPLRVGDREGSVASTGYTSGRDSSVRSASPTPSTSSGF; from the coding sequence ATGGTGAGGTCCCAACCTTTGCCACCTGTGTCGACGCTGGCTGGCCCAGTCTGCTCGGTCACTCCGACGCCTCCCGGCTACGCTCTCACACCTCCTGTCTTGCTTCCACCGTTACCCATGCCTATCCCGGACTGTCCGACGTTCCCTGCGTCACCGATCATTCCCGACAGCAGACGCTCCCATCTCGAATCTCCTGGACCAGTTGCTCCTGCTCCCTTTCCTGCCCTAGTTTCCGTCGACCCCTGGTCTGTCTTCAGTAAACTGGGGGATGCGGTATTATCTCAgattgataagaagaagaagaaacgtgcTCGTCAACCTTCCccatcttcgtcttcctcttcctcctcgtcaTCGTCATcctcgtcttcgtcttcgtcttcgtcctcctctccccctccctcgtCTAAGTCCAATTGGGctaggaagggaagggaagggtggctcctcctccttctaagaagACTCACTCCCCTCAGGCAGTGCACTCCCCCCTCATGGACGAACTGCTGGTTCTCTCGCCGAGAAGGGCACCTTGGTACCCTCCTCGGACAGTTCGGGAGCTTCCTCCTCCCGGATTGGTTCTGTTTCGGCGCCTCTCACCGCGCAGTCTTGACTCCCGTTTCAAGTTCGGGCATGGAACGGGAGAGGGGGAAGAGCCTTCGGGCTTCTCCTCCACCCAAACTGTCACCCTTGCCCAAATCGATCAAGGGTACGGCGGGAAGGGTGCCCAAAGATATCTCGTCTCCGAAGGCGCCGGGGATATCAACGAAAGGATCCCCACAACCTTCTTCGTCTGTTTTGACACCGAAGAAGGCCGGAACACAACCGGACGATAGGGACAGAGGCCTCCAATTGGCAGTCCGCGCTCCTGCATTGGTCTCCTCTGGACGCTCCAGTGTCGAGGCTCGTCCATCATCAGAACGTGAATCGGCTGTGAGGAGAGCGTCCCCTGATCATCATGATGGTCGCTCGCCCAGACGAGCCATTCCGTCTAGGCCCTCTCACAATCCTCCATTGCGGGTCGGGGACCGTGAGGGGTCCGTTGCCTCCACTGGGTATACCAGCGGACGCGACAGTAGTGTTCGCTCTGCTTCTCCCACCCCCTCAACTTCCTCGGGATTCTGA